From the genome of Miscanthus floridulus cultivar M001 chromosome 10, ASM1932011v1, whole genome shotgun sequence, one region includes:
- the LOC136486150 gene encoding cytochrome P450 714C3-like isoform X3 translates to MKRIRQELKCVQRQDKDMNGYISTIFPHFLLWRKTYGPVFLYSTGVLEILHVAQPEMVKDMGHWTPSELGKPQHIMKSRKPLFGLGILIANGDLWAYEKKILAPQFFVEKIKGMIGLIVDATVPLLQSWENMLNSTGGSQKIYVDGYLRNFSADVIARACFGSNFIEGKDIFCKLRQLQMLISQQDTFVGLSALWKYLPTKRNWEIQMLDQEVRLLILDLSREHRSKSRSNAVTHMSTYDNLLHAIVDGANQCPSYSSAPEDFIVDNCKNIYFAGHETTAVTATWCLMLLAAHPDWQERARAEYLEVCCGQTVLDIDVLRQLKIITMVIQETLRLYPPASLIMREALTDIRLGGVDIPHGTIIQVAISMLHLDLEAWGPDANEFRPDRFANGAAAACKPAHMYMPFGYGPRLCTGQNLAMAELKVLLARLLSKFSFSLSPGYQHSPVFRLTIEPEFGMPLVVTRLP, encoded by the exons ATGAAGAGAATCCGACAAGAACTCAAGTGTGTGCAGAGGCAAGACAAAGACATGAATGGCTACATATCCACCATCTTCCCTCATTTCCTTCTCTGGAGGAAGACATATG GGCCCGTGTTCCTTTACTCAACAGGAGTTTTGGAGATATTACATGTTGCTCAGCCAGAAATGGTAAAAGACATGGGCCACTGGACTCCATCAGAGCTAGGGAAGCCACAGCATATAATGAAATCACGAAAACCTCTCTTTGGATTAGGTATATTGATAGCGAATGGCGACCTTTGGGCCTATGAGAAGAAGATCCTGGCACCACAATTCTTTGTTGAAAAAATTAAG GGTATGATAGGGCTGATTGTGGATGCAACTGTTCCGCTGTTACAATCATGGGAGAATATGCTTAATAGCACGGGAGGTAGTCAGAAGATCTATGTTGATGGATACCTGAGGAACTTTTCAGCGGATGTGATTGCTAGAGCTTGTTTTGGGAGCAATTTCATAGAAGGAAAAGACATATTTTGCAAGCTCAGGCAGCTCCAGATGTTAATTTCTCAACAGGATACATTTGTCGGGCTGTCTGCACTGTG GAAATACTTGCCTACCAAGAGAAACTGGGAGATACAAATGCTGGATCAAGAAGTCCGGTTACTAATCCTGGATCTCTCAAGGGAACACAGGAGCAAAAGCCGCAGCAATGCTGTCACACACATGTCCACATATGACAACCTTCTGCATGCCATCGTCGATGGTGCAAACCAGTGCCCAAGCTATTCCAGTGCCCCTGAAGATTTCATCGTCGACAACTGCAAGAACATCTACTTTGCTGGGCATGAAACTACAGCGGTCACTGCCACTTGGTGCCTGATGCTACTTGCTGCACACCCAGACTGGCAGGAACGTGCACGGGCTGAGTATCTAGAAGTGTGCTGTGGACAGACAGTGCTGGACATTGACGTCCTTCGTCAGCTGAAAATA ATTACAATGGTGATACAAGAGACTCTCCGGCTGTACCCTCCGGCGTCACTAATCATGCGTGAAGCCCTGACAGACATCAGGCTTGGTGGAGTTGACATCCCTCATGGCACCATTATCCAAGTAGCCATTTCAATGCTGCACCTTGACCTCGAAGCCTGGGGTCCAGATGCTAACGAATTTCGTCCGGACCGGTTCGCGAATGGAGCTGCTGCGGCGTGCAAGCCGGCCCACATGTACATGCCGTTCGGATACGGACCAAGACTCTGCACTGGGCAAAACCTGGCAATGGCAGAGCTGAAGGTTCTTCTTGCACGCCTGCTGagcaagttctcattctcattgtCACCTGGGTACCAACACTCTCCGGTGTTTCGGTTGACCATTGAGCCTGAGTTTGGCATGCCCCTTGTGGTGACAAGGTTGCCATGA
- the LOC136486150 gene encoding cytochrome P450 714C3-like isoform X1: protein MEKLLEIVLVVSTILLGLALVYLYEVLWLRLEKIRKKLRRQGINGPKPTLLYGNTQEMKRIRQELKCVQRQDKDMNGYISTIFPHFLLWRKTYGPVFLYSTGVLEILHVAQPEMVKDMGHWTPSELGKPQHIMKSRKPLFGLGILIANGDLWAYEKKILAPQFFVEKIKGMIGLIVDATVPLLQSWENMLNSTGGSQKIYVDGYLRNFSADVIARACFGSNFIEGKDIFCKLRQLQMLISQQDTFVGLSALWKYLPTKRNWEIQMLDQEVRLLILDLSREHRSKSRSNAVTHMSTYDNLLHAIVDGANQCPSYSSAPEDFIVDNCKNIYFAGHETTAVTATWCLMLLAAHPDWQERARAEYLEVCCGQTVLDIDVLRQLKIITMVIQETLRLYPPASLIMREALTDIRLGGVDIPHGTIIQVAISMLHLDLEAWGPDANEFRPDRFANGAAAACKPAHMYMPFGYGPRLCTGQNLAMAELKVLLARLLSKFSFSLSPGYQHSPVFRLTIEPEFGMPLVVTRLP from the exons ATGGAGAAACTACTTGAGATAGTTCTAGTTGTTTCGACCATACTTCTTGGCTTAGCTCTAGTTTACTTATATGAAGTCCTATGGCTGAGGCTGGAGAAGATAAGGAAAAAGTTGAGGCGGCAAGGCATAAATGGTCCTAAACCTACTTTGCTCTATGGCAACACCCAGGAGATGAAGAGAATCCGACAAGAACTCAAGTGTGTGCAGAGGCAAGACAAAGACATGAATGGCTACATATCCACCATCTTCCCTCATTTCCTTCTCTGGAGGAAGACATATG GGCCCGTGTTCCTTTACTCAACAGGAGTTTTGGAGATATTACATGTTGCTCAGCCAGAAATGGTAAAAGACATGGGCCACTGGACTCCATCAGAGCTAGGGAAGCCACAGCATATAATGAAATCACGAAAACCTCTCTTTGGATTAGGTATATTGATAGCGAATGGCGACCTTTGGGCCTATGAGAAGAAGATCCTGGCACCACAATTCTTTGTTGAAAAAATTAAG GGTATGATAGGGCTGATTGTGGATGCAACTGTTCCGCTGTTACAATCATGGGAGAATATGCTTAATAGCACGGGAGGTAGTCAGAAGATCTATGTTGATGGATACCTGAGGAACTTTTCAGCGGATGTGATTGCTAGAGCTTGTTTTGGGAGCAATTTCATAGAAGGAAAAGACATATTTTGCAAGCTCAGGCAGCTCCAGATGTTAATTTCTCAACAGGATACATTTGTCGGGCTGTCTGCACTGTG GAAATACTTGCCTACCAAGAGAAACTGGGAGATACAAATGCTGGATCAAGAAGTCCGGTTACTAATCCTGGATCTCTCAAGGGAACACAGGAGCAAAAGCCGCAGCAATGCTGTCACACACATGTCCACATATGACAACCTTCTGCATGCCATCGTCGATGGTGCAAACCAGTGCCCAAGCTATTCCAGTGCCCCTGAAGATTTCATCGTCGACAACTGCAAGAACATCTACTTTGCTGGGCATGAAACTACAGCGGTCACTGCCACTTGGTGCCTGATGCTACTTGCTGCACACCCAGACTGGCAGGAACGTGCACGGGCTGAGTATCTAGAAGTGTGCTGTGGACAGACAGTGCTGGACATTGACGTCCTTCGTCAGCTGAAAATA ATTACAATGGTGATACAAGAGACTCTCCGGCTGTACCCTCCGGCGTCACTAATCATGCGTGAAGCCCTGACAGACATCAGGCTTGGTGGAGTTGACATCCCTCATGGCACCATTATCCAAGTAGCCATTTCAATGCTGCACCTTGACCTCGAAGCCTGGGGTCCAGATGCTAACGAATTTCGTCCGGACCGGTTCGCGAATGGAGCTGCTGCGGCGTGCAAGCCGGCCCACATGTACATGCCGTTCGGATACGGACCAAGACTCTGCACTGGGCAAAACCTGGCAATGGCAGAGCTGAAGGTTCTTCTTGCACGCCTGCTGagcaagttctcattctcattgtCACCTGGGTACCAACACTCTCCGGTGTTTCGGTTGACCATTGAGCCTGAGTTTGGCATGCCCCTTGTGGTGACAAGGTTGCCATGA
- the LOC136487567 gene encoding uncharacterized protein, translating to MAATSGSVLPTHTTPSAPAYPASSSTKPPTTSPNPRRRCLCICLLITLAFLAALAITLLVLFLTVLRVRDPTTRVVSTQLSGIAPRLTFPAVSLQLNVTLLLVVSVHNPNPASFAYAAGGHTDITYRGAQVGSAEIDPGRIPSRGDGNVSLALTLQADRFASDLPQLISDVEGGAVQLEAATRIPGKVNILGLFKRRAVAYSDCTFVFGVPEMRVRSQQCRDRTKL from the coding sequence ATGGCGGCCACCTCCGGCAGCGTCCTCCCGACGCACACAACCCCGTCCGCCCCCGCCTACCCTGCTTCCTCCTCCACCAAGCCCCCCACCACCTCCCCCAACCCACGCCGGCGCTGCCTCTGCATCTGCCTCCTCATAACCCTCGCCttcctcgccgcgctcgccatcaCCCTCCTGGTCCTCTTCCTCACGGTCCTCCGCGTCCGCGACCCCACAACCCGCGTCGTCTCCACCCAACTCTCCGGGATCGCGCCCCGCCTGACCTTCCCGGCCGTCTCGCTCCAGCTCAACGTAACCCTCCTCCTCGTGGTGTCAGTCCACAACCCGAACCCGGCCTCCTTCGCGTACGCCGCCGGGGGCCACACGGACATCACCTACCGGGGCGCCCAGGTCGGGTCCGCGGAGATCGACCCGGGCCGGATCCCGAGCCGCGGCGACGGCAACGTCAGCCTCGCGCTCACGCTCCAGGCCGACCGCTTCGCGTCCGACCTGCCACAGCTGATCAGCGACGTCGAGGGCGGCGCCGTGCAGCTCGAGGCCGCCACCAGGATCCCCGGGAAGGTCAACATCCTGGGCCTGTTCAAGCGCCGCGCCGTGGCGTACTCGGATTGTACCTTCGTCTTTGGTGTTCCTGAGATGCGGGTGCGCTCCCAGCAGTGCCGCGACCGCACCAAGCTCTAG
- the LOC136486149 gene encoding uncharacterized protein, with the protein MYELDRIFPPFPGTLIDTKGYSRISKNQISMSDQQRHYGSYELLAAQPDVQCLVCTRPFTLDAEVTDSFEALAICRECKMTVLSDSNSNRDETPRTNRQRRWRRQRSSRVTGHEPPTEEDAFPQQFSQLINLARQGHEVDADSPTVPPRQHASYSSTPSRSQRWHTSDDESDALSYADSVFGEIESNISFGDEGGESDASVDRHAMVGREIVIQLDNESYMNTDTDIDPMNAGIYQWDSDDPEDDDEDEQSEESDLDEADDTMQERRQQWHDIAPSGLNEQEAEGAAWTWRTAGSQGVNRTDLRADMEGREIRRVFIGNPGDYVDARQFEMLLEQFAEDNNSRRGAPPAAASFIENLSSVVISKSYEINGGVTCPVCKDDMPVTTVAKQLPCMHLYHSSCILPWLSSRNTCPVCRYELPTDDPEYERSKHATVNEGGIHWVERSHPQEVVEETYEPEVDGSSNTGGDAMEETNTREHAVPTAQQPNGAHGRHRWLFIAAAPVVSLVSLALVLCFTNPVGNVRRQLCRRSQTTTTTHVDTRRSWWSMF; encoded by the coding sequence ATGTATGAACTCGATCGCATATTCCCTCCTTTCCCTGGCACACTGATAGATACAAAAGGGTATTCTCGGATTTCAAAGAACCAGATATCCATGTCTGACCAGCAAAGGCACTACGGCAGCTACGAGCTCCTCGCCGCTCAGCCAGACGTGCAGTGCCTGGTCTGCACGCGGCCTTTCACTCTGGACGCCGAGGTCACCGACAGCTTCGAAGCTTTAGCCATATGCAGGGAGTGCAAGATGACCGTGCTTAGTGACAGCAACAGCAACAGGGACGAGACTCCCAGGACTAACCGGCAGAGAAGATggcgaaggcagaggtcctccaggGTGACAGGGCACGAGCCTCCCACGGAGGAGGATGCTTTCCCGCAGCAGTTCTCCCAGCTGATCAATTTGGCTAGGCAGGGTCATGAGGTGGATGCTGATTCTCCGACGGTTCCGCCGCGCCAGCACGCGTCTTATAGCTCTACGCCGAGCCGGTCCCAGAGATGGCACACTTCAGATGACGAGAGTGATGCTCTGAGTTACGCTGATTCTGTGTTTGGTGAGATTGAGTCGAACATCAGTTTTGGTGACGAGGGTGGGGAATCGGATGCTTCTGTTGATCGCCACGCCATGGTTGGGAGGGAAATTGTCATTCAGCTTGACAACGAGAGCTACATGAACACGGATACAGATATTGATCCTATGAATGCTGGAATATACCAGTGGGATTCGGATgatcctgaagatgatgatgaggatgagcagTCAGAAGAGTCTGATTTGGATGAAGCAGATGACACCATGCAGGAGCGCCGGCAGCAATGGCATGATATCGCCCCGAGTGGATTGAATGAGCAGGAAGCTGAAGGTGCTGCGTGGACTTGGAGAACAGCTGGAAGCCAAGGAGTGAACAGGACTGATCTGAGAGCCGACATGGAAGGGCGAGAAATCAGGAGAGTTTTTATTGGGAATCCTGGAGATTATGTTGATGCAAGACAGTTTGAAATGCTTCTCGAGCAGTTTGCTGAGGATAACAATTCCAGAAGAGGAGCTCCACCTGCAGCGGCATCTTTCATTGAAAATCTTTCATCTGTGGTCATCTCCAAAAGCTATGAGATAAACGGTGGTGTAACCTGTCCAGTCTGCAAAGATGATATGCCTGTCACCACTGTAGCAAAACAGCTACCATGCATGCATCTATATCATTCATCTTGCATCTTGCCATGGCTTAGCTCTAGGAATACATGCCCAGTTTGTCGTTACGAGCTTCCTACAGATGACCCGGAATATGAGAGGTCCAAGCATGCCACAGTCAATGAGGGAGGTATCCATTGGGTGGAGCGTAGCCATCCGCAGGAAGTTGTTGAAGAAACTTATGagcctgaggttgatggaagTTCTAATACAGGTGGTGATGCAATGGAAGAGACTAATACACGTGAACATGCTGTTCCTACTGCACAGCAGCCAAATGGAGCACATGGGCGTCATAGATGGCTATTTATTGCAGCAGCTCCAGTTGTAAGTCTTGTCAGTTTAGCTCTAGTTTTGTGCTTCACCAACCCAGTTGGCAATGTTAGAAGGCAATTGTGCCGTAGATCCCAGACTACCACTACGACACATGTAGACACAAGAAGAAGTTGGTGGTCTATGTTCTAA
- the LOC136487913 gene encoding receptor-like protein kinase HERK 1, which yields MVHLFEKIKGAARRKGKAPENNWPCSFPFHVLQQATNNFDEERVIGVGGFGDVYMGVLKCGTKVAVKRKKMASWQGQKEFRAEIDMLARLKDPNLVDLIGYCDEENEMILVYEYMENGTLKSHLYGSDKPSLNWPERLEACVGAARGLHYLHTSSEKGIIHRDVKSENILLGENLCAKIADFGLSKDGPELNETHVITQVKGTPGYLDPEYYDTLQLTQKSDVYSFGVVLLEVLCGRPAIDQKLPKDKVNLARWVTGIMLKNDQLEQIVDQKIVGTISPHPLMIFCSIALKCLTYVASVST from the exons ATGGTTCACTTGTTTGAGAAAATCAAGGGAGCTGCTAGGCGAAAGGGAAAGGCTCCGGAAAATAATTGGCCTTGTTCATTTCCTTTCCATGTGCTCCAACAAGCAACAAACAATTTTGACGAGGAACGGGTCATTGGAGTTGGAGGTTTTGGAGACGTTTACATGGGAGTGTTAAAGTGTGGTACCAAGGTTGCCGTGAAACGGAAGAAGATGGCATCTTGGCAAGGTCAGAAGGAGTTCCGAGCGGAGATTGACATGTTAGCAAGGCTGAAAGACCCCAATTTGGTTGATCTGATTGGGTActgtgatgaagagaatgaaatGATCTTGGTTTACGAATACATGGAAAATGGGACTCTAAAGAGCCATCTCTATGGCTCTGATAAACCCTCCCTCAATTGGCCGGAGCGGCTGGAGGCTTGTGTGGGAGCAGCGAGGGGACTGCACTATCTTCATACTAGTTCTGAGAAGGGCATTATCCACCGTGACGTCAAGTCTGAAAACATCTTGCTTGGTGAGAACCTCTGTGCCAAGATTGCTGACTTTGGGCTATCCAAGGATGGTCCTGAGTTGAACGAAACTCATGTCATCACTCAAGTGAAGGGCACCCCTGGGTATCTTGACCCTGAATACTATGATACGCTGCAGCTGACCCAGAAGTCTGATGTCTACTCTTTCGGTGTTGTCTTGCTCGAGGTCCTATGTGGCAGACCAGCGATTGACCAAAAACTTCCCAAGGACAAGGTGAACTTGGCACGGTGGGTAACGGGAATAATGCTGAAGAATGACCAGCTGGAGCAAATCGTTGATCAGAAAATTGTAGGCACAATCAGCCCACATCCTCTGATGATATTTTGCAGCATTGCGTTGAAGTGCCTG acgtatgttgcaagtgtttcaacttaa
- the LOC136486150 gene encoding cytochrome P450 714C3-like isoform X2 has translation MFGCLDCNFKHVTNTLPESLPMHSSEMKRIRQELKCVQRQDKDMNGYISTIFPHFLLWRKTYGPVFLYSTGVLEILHVAQPEMVKDMGHWTPSELGKPQHIMKSRKPLFGLGILIANGDLWAYEKKILAPQFFVEKIKGMIGLIVDATVPLLQSWENMLNSTGGSQKIYVDGYLRNFSADVIARACFGSNFIEGKDIFCKLRQLQMLISQQDTFVGLSALWKYLPTKRNWEIQMLDQEVRLLILDLSREHRSKSRSNAVTHMSTYDNLLHAIVDGANQCPSYSSAPEDFIVDNCKNIYFAGHETTAVTATWCLMLLAAHPDWQERARAEYLEVCCGQTVLDIDVLRQLKIITMVIQETLRLYPPASLIMREALTDIRLGGVDIPHGTIIQVAISMLHLDLEAWGPDANEFRPDRFANGAAAACKPAHMYMPFGYGPRLCTGQNLAMAELKVLLARLLSKFSFSLSPGYQHSPVFRLTIEPEFGMPLVVTRLP, from the exons ATGTTTGGTTGCTTAGATTGTAACTTCAAGCATGTAACTAACACTCTGCCTGAAAGTTTACCCATGCATTCATCA GAGATGAAGAGAATCCGACAAGAACTCAAGTGTGTGCAGAGGCAAGACAAAGACATGAATGGCTACATATCCACCATCTTCCCTCATTTCCTTCTCTGGAGGAAGACATATG GGCCCGTGTTCCTTTACTCAACAGGAGTTTTGGAGATATTACATGTTGCTCAGCCAGAAATGGTAAAAGACATGGGCCACTGGACTCCATCAGAGCTAGGGAAGCCACAGCATATAATGAAATCACGAAAACCTCTCTTTGGATTAGGTATATTGATAGCGAATGGCGACCTTTGGGCCTATGAGAAGAAGATCCTGGCACCACAATTCTTTGTTGAAAAAATTAAG GGTATGATAGGGCTGATTGTGGATGCAACTGTTCCGCTGTTACAATCATGGGAGAATATGCTTAATAGCACGGGAGGTAGTCAGAAGATCTATGTTGATGGATACCTGAGGAACTTTTCAGCGGATGTGATTGCTAGAGCTTGTTTTGGGAGCAATTTCATAGAAGGAAAAGACATATTTTGCAAGCTCAGGCAGCTCCAGATGTTAATTTCTCAACAGGATACATTTGTCGGGCTGTCTGCACTGTG GAAATACTTGCCTACCAAGAGAAACTGGGAGATACAAATGCTGGATCAAGAAGTCCGGTTACTAATCCTGGATCTCTCAAGGGAACACAGGAGCAAAAGCCGCAGCAATGCTGTCACACACATGTCCACATATGACAACCTTCTGCATGCCATCGTCGATGGTGCAAACCAGTGCCCAAGCTATTCCAGTGCCCCTGAAGATTTCATCGTCGACAACTGCAAGAACATCTACTTTGCTGGGCATGAAACTACAGCGGTCACTGCCACTTGGTGCCTGATGCTACTTGCTGCACACCCAGACTGGCAGGAACGTGCACGGGCTGAGTATCTAGAAGTGTGCTGTGGACAGACAGTGCTGGACATTGACGTCCTTCGTCAGCTGAAAATA ATTACAATGGTGATACAAGAGACTCTCCGGCTGTACCCTCCGGCGTCACTAATCATGCGTGAAGCCCTGACAGACATCAGGCTTGGTGGAGTTGACATCCCTCATGGCACCATTATCCAAGTAGCCATTTCAATGCTGCACCTTGACCTCGAAGCCTGGGGTCCAGATGCTAACGAATTTCGTCCGGACCGGTTCGCGAATGGAGCTGCTGCGGCGTGCAAGCCGGCCCACATGTACATGCCGTTCGGATACGGACCAAGACTCTGCACTGGGCAAAACCTGGCAATGGCAGAGCTGAAGGTTCTTCTTGCACGCCTGCTGagcaagttctcattctcattgtCACCTGGGTACCAACACTCTCCGGTGTTTCGGTTGACCATTGAGCCTGAGTTTGGCATGCCCCTTGTGGTGACAAGGTTGCCATGA